One window of Chionomys nivalis chromosome 10, mChiNiv1.1, whole genome shotgun sequence genomic DNA carries:
- the Tmem179 gene encoding transmembrane protein 179: MALNNFLFAQCVCYFLAFLFSFVVVVPLSENGHDFRGRCLLFTEGMWLSANLTMQGRKRFTVQEWGPPAACRFSLLASLLSLLLAAAHAWRTLFFLCKGHEGTFFYAFLNLLVSAFVVFLVFIASTIVSVGFTMWCDTITEKGTEPRSCKKFQDMNLELNVDNSAFYDQFVIAQFGLWALWLAWLAITTLAFLKVYHNYRQEDLLDSLVHEKELLLARPASRTSFQGEKSAVI; encoded by the exons ATGGCGCTCAACAATTTTCTCTTCGCGCAGTGCGTCTGCTACTTTTTGGCCTTCCTGTTCAGCTTCGTGGTGGTGGTGCCGCTGTCGGAGAATGGCCATGACTTTCGCGGCCGTTGCCTGCTCTTTACCGAGGGTATGTGGCTGAGCGCCAACCTGACAATGCAGGGGCGGAAGCGCTTCACCGTGCAGGAGTGGGGCCCGCCAGCCGCCTGCCGCTTCAGCCTGCTTGCCAGCCTCCTGTCGCTGCTGCTGGCCGCTGCGCACGCATGGCGCACGCTCTTCTTCCTCTGCAAGGGACATGAGGG CACCTTCTTCTATGCCTTCCTGAACCTTCTGGTCAGTGCCTTTGTGGTCTTCCTGGTCTTTATTGCCAGCACCATCGTCAGTGTGGGCTTCACCATGTGGTGTGACACCATCACGGAGAAGGGCACTGAGCCCCGCAG CTGTAAGAAGTTCCAGGACATGAACTTGGAGCTGAACGTGGACAACTCTGCCTTCTACGACCAGTTTGTTATCGCCCAG TTTGGTCTGTGGGCCTTGTGGCTGGCTTGGCTGGCGATCACCACCCTGGCGTTCCTGAAAGTTTACCACAACTACCGCCAGGAAGATCTGCTGGACAGCCTGGTTCATGAGAAGGAGCTGCTGCTGGCCAGGCCAGCCTCTCGTACCTCCTTCCAGGGGGAGAAGAGTGCTGTCATCTAG
- the C10H14orf180 gene encoding nutritionally-regulated adipose and cardiac enriched protein homolog: MRSAARVLCPDSHLQTRQPARENEGATWGSQPPRTERGGDRKRPPSILRPRRQECGCHGAEPQRTSRHVRFREPLEVAVHYIARRDTRASVKVPSRSASHGGSPLPSAPCSGSLLLWLTLCVLLGVALGLYCGQAKHVTVTLQDLWDWLLVRILRLWHVVLACWHCLLKL, encoded by the exons ATGAGGTCTGCAGCTCGAGTCCTGTGTCCCGACTCCCACCTGCAGACACGCCAGCCAGCCAGAGAGAATGAGGGGGCCACGTGGGGCTCACAACCTCCCCGGACTGAGAGG GGTGGTGACAGGAAGCGTCCCCCCTCTATCCTGAGACCCAGACGGCAGGAATGTGGGTGCCATGGGGCTGAGCCACAAAGGACTTCAAGGCATGTGCGGTTCCGAGAACCCCTGGAGGTGGCCGTCCACT ACATTGCCCGCAGGGACACCAGAGCCTCCGTCAAGG TGCCCAGCCGGTCAGCTTCCCACGGTGGCTCTCCACTCCCGTCAGCACCCTGCAGTGGCTCCCTCCTCCTGTGGCTGACTCTGTGCGTTCTGCTGGGAGTGGCGCTGGGCCTGTACTGTGGCCAGGCCAAACATGTCACAGTGACCCTGCAGGACCTCTGGGATTGGCTCCTCGTCCGCATCTTGCGCCTGTGGCATGTCGTTCTTGCCTGTTGGCACTGCCTCCTGAAGCTCTGA